A window of the Streptomyces formicae genome harbors these coding sequences:
- the purB gene encoding adenylosuccinate lyase — protein sequence MTAKPRIPNVLAGRYASAELAVLWSPEQKVKLERQLWLAVLRAQKDLGIEVPDAALADYERVLDQVDLASIAEREKVTRHDVKARIEEFNALAGHEHVHKGMTSRDLTENVEQLQIRLSLELMRDRTVAVLARLGRLAGEYAELVMAGRSHNVAAQATTLGKRFATAADELLVAYGRLEELLGRYPLRGIKGPVGTAQDMLDLLGGDAAKLAELEQRIAGHLGFAHAFTSVGQVYPRSLDYDVVTALVQLAAAPSSLAKTIRLMAGHELVTEGFKPGQVGSSAMPHKMNTRSCERVNGLMVILRGYASMTGELAGDQWNEGDVSCSVVRRVALPDAFFAFDGLLETFLTVLDEFGAFPAVVARELDRYLPFLATTKVLMGAVRAGVGREVAHEAIKENAVASALAMREQGAERNELLGKLAADERIPLDRTQLDALMADKLSFTGAAGDQVASVVSRIEEIAKQHPEAAAYAPGSIL from the coding sequence GTGACTGCAAAGCCTCGCATCCCCAACGTTCTGGCCGGCCGCTACGCCTCCGCGGAGCTCGCCGTCCTGTGGTCCCCCGAGCAGAAGGTGAAGCTGGAGCGTCAGCTCTGGCTCGCCGTGCTGCGCGCGCAGAAGGACCTCGGGATCGAGGTGCCGGACGCCGCGCTCGCCGACTACGAGCGGGTGCTCGACCAGGTCGACCTGGCCTCCATCGCGGAGCGCGAGAAGGTCACCCGGCACGATGTGAAGGCCCGTATCGAGGAGTTCAACGCCCTCGCCGGCCATGAGCACGTGCACAAGGGCATGACCTCGCGCGATCTCACCGAGAACGTGGAGCAGCTCCAGATCCGGCTCTCGCTGGAGCTGATGCGGGACCGCACGGTCGCCGTTCTCGCCCGCCTCGGCCGGCTGGCCGGGGAGTACGCGGAGCTGGTCATGGCCGGCCGCTCGCACAATGTCGCGGCGCAGGCGACGACGCTCGGCAAGCGTTTCGCGACGGCCGCCGACGAGCTGCTGGTGGCGTACGGGCGTCTTGAGGAGCTGCTCGGCCGCTACCCGCTGCGCGGGATCAAGGGCCCGGTCGGCACCGCCCAGGACATGCTGGACCTGCTCGGCGGGGACGCGGCGAAGCTCGCCGAGCTGGAGCAGCGGATCGCCGGCCACCTCGGCTTCGCCCACGCCTTCACCTCCGTCGGCCAGGTCTACCCGCGCTCGCTCGACTACGACGTCGTCACGGCGCTGGTGCAGCTCGCCGCCGCGCCGTCCTCGCTGGCGAAGACGATCCGCCTGATGGCCGGACACGAGCTGGTCACCGAGGGCTTCAAGCCGGGGCAGGTCGGCTCGTCCGCGATGCCGCACAAGATGAACACCCGTTCCTGCGAGCGTGTCAACGGCCTCATGGTGATCCTGCGCGGCTACGCCTCGATGACGGGCGAGCTGGCGGGCGACCAGTGGAACGAGGGCGACGTCTCGTGCTCCGTGGTCCGCCGGGTCGCGCTGCCGGACGCGTTCTTCGCGTTCGACGGGCTGCTGGAGACGTTCCTGACGGTCCTGGACGAGTTCGGCGCGTTCCCCGCGGTCGTCGCCCGAGAACTCGACCGCTACCTCCCCTTCCTCGCCACCACCAAGGTCCTGATGGGCGCGGTGCGCGCCGGGGTGGGCCGCGAGGTCGCGCACGAGGCCATCAAGGAGAACGCGGTCGCCTCCGCGCTGGCGATGCGCGAGCAGGGTGCCGAGCGCAACGAGCTGCTGGGCAAGCTCGCCGCGGACGAGCGCATTCCGCTGGACCGGACGCAGCTCGACGCCCTGATGGCCGACAAGCTGTCCTTCACGGGCGCGGCCGGCGACCAGGTGGCCTCGGTGGTCTCCCGCATCGAGGAGATCGCCAAGCAGCACCCGGAGGCGGCAGCGTACGCGCCGGGGTCCATCCTCTGA
- the mug gene encoding G/U mismatch-specific DNA glycosylase: protein MPVPRFTPAELEAARDRLVPDVIADGLSVLFCGINPGLMSAATGHHFARPGNRFWPVLHLSGFTPRQLKPSEQDELPAYGLGITNVAARATARADELGEEEFREGGRILTAKVERLRPRWLAVAGVTAYRTAFGDRTARIGPQDRTIGDTRIWALTNPSGLNAHWTVQTMAEEFARLRAAAMTDAP from the coding sequence ATGCCCGTGCCCCGCTTCACGCCCGCCGAGCTGGAGGCCGCCCGCGACCGCCTCGTCCCCGATGTGATCGCGGACGGTCTGTCCGTCCTCTTCTGCGGCATCAATCCCGGTCTGATGTCGGCCGCGACGGGCCACCACTTCGCCCGCCCCGGCAACCGCTTCTGGCCCGTGCTGCATCTGTCGGGCTTCACCCCGCGGCAGCTGAAGCCGTCCGAGCAGGACGAGCTGCCGGCGTACGGACTCGGCATCACCAATGTGGCGGCGCGGGCGACCGCGCGCGCCGACGAGCTCGGCGAGGAGGAGTTCCGCGAGGGTGGCCGGATCCTCACCGCGAAGGTGGAGCGGCTGCGTCCCCGCTGGCTGGCGGTGGCCGGGGTCACGGCGTACCGCACGGCCTTCGGAGACCGTACGGCACGGATAGGACCGCAGGACCGCACGATCGGTGACACGCGCATCTGGGCGCTGACCAACCCCAGTGGGCTGAACGCGCATTGGACCGTCCAGACGATGGCCGAGGAGTTCGCGCGGCTGCGTGCCGCGGCCATGACGGACGCCCCCTAG
- a CDS encoding LLM class F420-dependent oxidoreductase: protein MVRPFRFAVNMVTPAEGEEWRTQCRRAEELGYDVILVPDHLGMVAPFPALIAAAEATERPRLGTFVLNAAFWNPALLAREIATVDALTGGRLEVGLGTGYVKEEHERAGLEFLPPGRRVDLLARTVEEVGRLLADEDHVPRAVQRPRPPLLIGGNGDRVLRLAAEHADIAAFTGARTTRDGALLPLTAEELDERVAAYRSFEAAAGRETPAELNLLVQAPAVTDDRQAAAKELLPRIPHLTEEQLLELPLLTIGTVEEIAAQLRAQRERYGFSYITVLDPYMEAFGPVVEELSARA from the coding sequence ATGGTGAGGCCGTTCCGGTTCGCGGTGAACATGGTGACGCCGGCGGAGGGCGAGGAGTGGCGCACTCAGTGCCGGCGGGCCGAGGAGCTGGGCTACGACGTGATCCTGGTGCCCGATCACCTGGGCATGGTGGCGCCGTTCCCGGCCCTGATCGCCGCGGCCGAGGCGACCGAGCGGCCGCGGCTCGGCACGTTCGTGCTCAACGCCGCCTTCTGGAATCCGGCGCTGCTCGCCCGGGAGATCGCCACCGTGGACGCGCTCACGGGCGGCCGGCTGGAGGTGGGGCTCGGCACGGGCTACGTGAAGGAGGAACACGAGCGGGCGGGGCTGGAGTTCCTCCCGCCGGGCCGGAGGGTGGACCTGCTGGCCCGTACGGTCGAGGAGGTCGGCCGGCTGCTCGCGGACGAGGACCACGTACCGCGGGCGGTGCAGCGGCCTCGGCCGCCGCTGCTGATCGGCGGGAACGGCGACCGGGTGCTGCGGCTGGCGGCGGAGCACGCGGACATCGCCGCGTTCACCGGGGCCCGCACGACGAGGGACGGCGCGCTGCTGCCGCTCACCGCCGAGGAGCTGGACGAGCGGGTGGCGGCGTACCGGTCGTTCGAGGCGGCGGCCGGGCGGGAGACTCCGGCCGAGCTGAATCTGCTGGTCCAGGCGCCCGCGGTCACCGACGACCGGCAGGCCGCGGCCAAGGAGTTGCTGCCGCGGATCCCGCATCTGACGGAGGAGCAGCTGCTGGAGCTGCCGCTGCTCACGATCGGCACCGTGGAGGAGATCGCCGCCCAGCTGAGGGCGCAGCGCGAGCGGTACGGCTTCTCGTACATCACGGTGCTCGATCCGTACATGGAGGCGTTCGGGCCGGTGGTCGAGGAACTGAGCGCGCGGGCGTGA
- a CDS encoding IS982 family transposase, translated as MTPGLDALLAALYVFIDDHVAPCRRIGRPPKLTDAELLCLAVAQVLLGFPSARHWIRFAHTRLGHLFRYLPQQSAYNKRLNAAGPLISHVIEALARQVPTWQDDLRLIDSTPLPCAASRETVKRSDLAGHAGYGFCRSHSRFFWGLRLYLVTTAEGMPVTWCLANPKIGEREVMAALLQRDHHLVRQGQVILADKGFAGREFEALLTERWGAHLVRPDRKDEPARHGKIARARQWIEAVIDTLKGQLSLEQHGGRTPAGVYARTGQRLLALAAGIWHNWTTHAPIKRSLIAYDH; from the coding sequence GTGACTCCTGGCCTGGACGCCCTTCTGGCGGCACTGTACGTGTTCATCGACGACCATGTGGCGCCTTGTCGCCGGATCGGGCGACCCCCGAAACTGACGGACGCCGAACTGCTGTGCCTGGCCGTGGCCCAGGTCCTGCTCGGCTTCCCGTCGGCCCGGCACTGGATCCGCTTCGCCCACACCCGCCTCGGGCACCTGTTTCGCTACCTGCCCCAGCAATCGGCCTACAACAAGCGCCTCAACGCTGCCGGGCCACTGATCAGCCATGTGATCGAGGCCCTGGCCCGGCAGGTGCCGACCTGGCAGGACGACCTGCGGCTGATCGACTCCACCCCGCTGCCCTGCGCGGCCTCCCGCGAGACCGTCAAACGTTCCGACCTGGCCGGGCACGCCGGGTACGGCTTCTGCCGATCCCACTCCCGATTCTTCTGGGGCTTGCGCCTCTACCTGGTCACCACCGCCGAAGGCATGCCCGTCACCTGGTGCCTGGCCAACCCCAAGATCGGCGAGCGCGAGGTGATGGCCGCGCTGCTGCAACGCGACCACCACCTCGTCCGCCAAGGACAGGTGATCCTCGCGGACAAGGGCTTCGCCGGGCGGGAGTTCGAAGCCCTGCTGACCGAGCGATGGGGTGCCCACCTGGTCCGGCCCGACCGCAAGGACGAGCCGGCCCGGCACGGCAAGATCGCACGGGCCCGCCAATGGATCGAAGCGGTCATCGACACCCTCAAAGGCCAGCTCAGCCTCGAACAACACGGTGGCAGAACACCGGCTGGCGTCTACGCCCGCACCGGACAACGACTCCTCGCCCTCGCAGCCGGCATCTGGCACAACTGGACCACCCACGCCCCCATCAAACGATCACTCATCGCCTACGACCACTGA
- a CDS encoding fic family toxin-antitoxin system, toxin component — MNLSIDLAWLLMVAEHKTPGDPQVTDWGALVAAVSRHEAEIFGTPVYSDPHSRAASLLQLLLHVPALEHSNAMFASAVAYGFLVASGLKVATSPEQVRDLARLVKEGKADVRAIADELRHWCH; from the coding sequence TTGAACCTGTCGATCGACCTCGCCTGGCTCCTCATGGTCGCCGAGCACAAGACGCCCGGCGATCCGCAGGTCACCGACTGGGGGGCGCTCGTCGCCGCCGTCAGCCGCCACGAGGCGGAGATCTTCGGCACCCCGGTCTACAGCGATCCGCACAGCCGTGCCGCTTCCCTGCTCCAGCTGCTCCTGCACGTGCCCGCGCTGGAGCACTCGAACGCGATGTTCGCGTCCGCCGTCGCGTACGGCTTCCTCGTCGCCTCCGGACTGAAGGTGGCCACGTCACCCGAGCAGGTCCGCGACCTCGCCCGGCTGGTCAAGGAGGGCAAGGCGGACGTCCGCGCCATCGCGGACGAGCTGCGCCACTGGTGTCACTGA
- a CDS encoding hemolysin family protein, protein MTMVQLLIGLLTLVVNAFFVGAEFALISVRRSQIEPEAEAGNRRARSVIWGLEHVSALLAAAQLGITLCTLVLGVVAEPAIAHLLEPVFDAVGVPHGLIHPISFVIALAVATYLHMLLGEMVPKNIALAEPTRTALALGPPLVAMARALRPVIFTINAFANALLKLLRVEARNEVAATFSDDELARMVRDSGDAGLLDDRAAERLRDALELGRRPVTDVVMPVEQVVYTHVGTTPEELERLSAESGFSRFPVLDPARRILGYLHVKDALDEAPRDRPFPVTALRPIARVRAVTPLDDVLTAMRRSRTHLAAVLDEDGTLAGLVTMEDVLRELVGPPGRGV, encoded by the coding sequence ATGACCATGGTTCAGCTGCTGATCGGGCTTCTCACGCTGGTCGTCAACGCCTTCTTCGTCGGCGCCGAGTTCGCCCTGATCTCCGTGCGCCGCAGCCAGATCGAGCCGGAGGCGGAGGCCGGGAACCGGCGCGCCCGGAGTGTCATCTGGGGACTGGAGCACGTCTCGGCGCTGCTCGCCGCCGCTCAGCTCGGCATCACGCTGTGCACGCTGGTGCTGGGTGTCGTCGCGGAGCCGGCCATCGCACATCTGCTGGAGCCGGTCTTCGACGCCGTAGGGGTGCCGCACGGGCTGATCCATCCGATCTCGTTCGTGATCGCGCTGGCCGTGGCGACCTATCTGCACATGCTGCTGGGCGAGATGGTGCCGAAGAACATCGCGCTCGCCGAGCCGACGCGGACGGCACTGGCGCTCGGCCCGCCGCTGGTGGCGATGGCCCGGGCGCTACGTCCGGTGATCTTCACGATCAACGCCTTCGCGAACGCCCTGCTGAAGCTGTTGCGCGTGGAGGCCAGGAACGAGGTGGCCGCGACCTTCTCGGACGACGAGCTGGCACGGATGGTCAGGGACTCCGGTGACGCGGGGCTGCTGGACGACCGGGCCGCCGAGCGGCTGCGCGATGCGCTGGAGCTGGGGCGCCGGCCGGTGACCGATGTGGTCATGCCGGTGGAGCAGGTGGTGTACACGCACGTCGGCACGACGCCCGAGGAACTGGAGCGGCTGTCGGCGGAGTCGGGCTTCTCCCGCTTCCCGGTCCTCGACCCCGCCCGGCGGATCCTGGGCTATCTCCATGTGAAGGACGCCCTGGACGAGGCGCCGCGCGACAGGCCGTTCCCGGTCACGGCGCTGCGGCCGATCGCACGGGTGCGGGCCGTGACCCCGCTGGACGACGTGCTCACCGCGATGCGCCGCAGCCGTACGCACCTGGCGGCGGTCCTCGACGAGGACGGCACGCTCGCCGGGCTCGTCACGATGGAGGACGTGCTCCGGGAGCTGGTGGGCCCGCCCGGTCGCGGCGTCTGA
- a CDS encoding hemolysin family protein has product MTEVLLLVVAVLLCVACGAFVAAEFSLTTVQRADLERAAERGERGAASALKAVRGLTFQLSGAQLGITVTNLVVGMLAEPSIAKLLSGPVEALGASPQVASSLALVIGTGLSTVVLMVIGELVPKNWAISSPLAVAKVVAPPQRVFSAAFRPLIGHLNNTANRILRRLGLEPTEELASARSPQELVALARHSAREGALEADTADLFVRTLGLAGLTAENVMTPRVQVTALDAQATAEDVANATRATGLSRFPVYQGSLDAVVGIAHIKDVLAVPADLRPRRPVSELMREPLLVPETLTVDRLLDRLSGKRTMAVVIDEYGGTAGVVTLEDIVEEVVGEVRDEHDPHETPDLARAGEDADARALWSADGAARTDQLEAIGLRIPEGPYETLAGLIASALGRIPAVGDTIELSGWQLDVVDASGRRAARVLLHAPRASQDAVDGGGAPAAGRFRRAGRADDSGGPDDPGGSGDSRDSQGSQGPQDSPGSRRSRRSRGSGGSGGSGGSGGSGGSGGSGGSGGSGGSGGSGGSGEGRAGR; this is encoded by the coding sequence ATGACCGAAGTGCTCCTGCTCGTGGTGGCGGTGCTGCTCTGCGTCGCCTGCGGAGCGTTCGTCGCGGCGGAGTTCTCACTCACCACCGTCCAGCGCGCCGACCTGGAGCGCGCGGCGGAGCGCGGCGAGCGCGGGGCCGCGAGCGCCCTGAAGGCCGTCCGGGGGCTCACCTTCCAGCTCTCCGGTGCTCAGCTCGGCATCACCGTCACCAATCTCGTCGTCGGCATGCTCGCCGAGCCGTCGATCGCGAAGCTGCTCAGCGGGCCGGTCGAGGCGCTCGGCGCGTCGCCGCAGGTGGCGTCGTCGCTGGCGCTCGTCATCGGCACGGGCCTGTCGACGGTTGTGCTGATGGTCATCGGCGAGCTGGTCCCCAAGAACTGGGCGATCTCGTCACCGCTCGCGGTCGCGAAAGTCGTCGCGCCCCCGCAGCGCGTGTTCTCGGCGGCCTTCCGGCCGCTGATCGGGCACCTGAACAACACGGCCAACCGCATCCTGCGCCGTCTCGGCCTGGAGCCGACCGAGGAGCTGGCGTCCGCGCGCAGCCCGCAGGAGCTGGTCGCGCTGGCCCGCCACTCCGCCCGGGAGGGCGCGCTGGAGGCGGACACCGCCGACCTGTTCGTCCGCACACTCGGCCTGGCCGGGCTGACCGCGGAGAACGTGATGACGCCCCGCGTCCAGGTCACCGCCCTCGACGCACAGGCGACCGCCGAGGACGTCGCCAACGCCACCCGTGCCACCGGGCTCTCGCGCTTCCCCGTCTACCAGGGCAGCCTCGACGCCGTCGTCGGGATCGCGCACATCAAGGACGTCCTGGCCGTGCCGGCCGACCTGCGCCCGCGGCGCCCGGTCTCCGAGCTGATGCGCGAGCCGCTCCTGGTGCCCGAGACGCTGACGGTCGACCGGCTGCTCGACCGGCTCTCCGGCAAGCGGACGATGGCGGTCGTCATCGACGAGTACGGCGGGACGGCCGGGGTCGTCACGCTGGAGGACATCGTCGAGGAGGTCGTGGGCGAGGTACGCGACGAACACGACCCGCACGAGACGCCCGACCTGGCGCGTGCGGGCGAGGACGCGGACGCCCGGGCCCTGTGGTCGGCCGACGGCGCCGCCCGCACCGACCAGCTGGAGGCGATCGGCCTCCGGATCCCCGAGGGTCCCTACGAGACGCTCGCCGGCCTGATCGCCAGCGCTCTCGGCAGGATCCCGGCCGTCGGCGACACCATCGAACTGTCCGGCTGGCAGCTCGACGTCGTCGACGCCTCGGGCCGACGCGCGGCGCGGGTGCTGCTGCACGCGCCGCGGGCATCGCAGGACGCGGTGGACGGCGGCGGCGCGCCCGCCGCGGGGCGCTTCCGCCGCGCGGGCCGCGCCGACGACTCCGGCGGCCCCGACGACCCGGGCGGTTCCGGAGACTCCCGGGATTCCCAGGGCTCCCAGGGACCCCAGGACTCCCCCGGCTCCCGCCGCTCCCGCCGCTCACGTGGCTCCGGTGGCTCCGGTGGCTCCGGTGGCTCCGGTGGCTCCGGTGGCTCCGGTGGCTCCGGTGGCTCCGGTGGCTCCGGTGGCTCCGGTGGCTCCGGTGGCTCCGGTGAGGGGAGGGCTGGACGATGA
- a CDS encoding GNAT family N-acetyltransferase, whose product MTDLRIRAATPADLDAVLAFWKVAAEGTSISDDRAGVERLVARDPEALILAERGGELAGTVIAGFDGWRCHLYRLAVHPEHRRRGVGGALLAAAEERFVRLGGRRGDAMVLDRNALAHHAWRAAGYAPQPEWSRWVKPLA is encoded by the coding sequence ATGACCGATCTGCGCATCCGGGCCGCCACACCGGCCGACCTCGACGCCGTGCTCGCCTTCTGGAAGGTGGCCGCGGAGGGCACCAGCATCAGTGACGACCGGGCGGGCGTCGAGCGGCTGGTGGCCCGCGACCCCGAGGCGCTCATCCTCGCGGAGCGGGGCGGTGAGCTGGCGGGCACGGTGATCGCGGGTTTCGACGGCTGGCGCTGCCACCTCTACCGGCTCGCGGTCCACCCCGAGCACCGGCGGCGCGGGGTGGGCGGGGCGCTGCTCGCGGCCGCGGAGGAACGCTTCGTACGGCTGGGCGGGCGGCGCGGTGACGCGATGGTGCTGGACCGGAACGCACTCGCGCACCATGCGTGGCGGGCCGCGGGCTACGCACCCCAGCCGGAGTGGAGCCGCTGGGTGAAGCCGCTCGCCTGA
- a CDS encoding ROK family protein: MGRLTGGDPSLLRRINSAVVLHALRGGADCPTLTDLTRVTGLSRPTVEGVVEGLIESGLVTEAAPDEGEARRQGRPARRFRFRAEAGHLLGVEIGPHRVAALLSGLDGRVTGAGSREVAEAASVEERLERVRAVVADVLRRSGVPRSSLRAVGVGTPGIVEADGTVRLCTALPGWTGLALGERLRRSFRCPVLVENDANAAAVAEHWKGAATDSDDIVFVLAGLSPGAGSLIGGRLHRGYGGAAGEIGALHLLGREVTPETLLSTTGEPLHPLDEQAVAEVFTHARQGDEGARAAVDRFIQRLVHDVAALVLALDPELVVIGGWAAGLDGVLDPLRGELSRYCLRPPRVTLSLLGEAAVATGALRLALDHVEEQLFAVEGSVTARR, translated from the coding sequence GTGGGCCGGCTGACCGGCGGGGACCCGTCACTGCTGCGGCGGATCAATTCCGCGGTGGTACTCCACGCGCTGCGGGGCGGCGCTGACTGCCCCACGCTCACCGATCTGACGCGGGTCACCGGGCTGTCCCGGCCGACCGTCGAGGGCGTGGTCGAGGGGCTGATCGAGTCCGGGCTCGTGACCGAGGCCGCGCCCGACGAGGGCGAGGCCCGTCGGCAGGGGCGGCCGGCGCGGCGGTTCCGCTTCCGGGCCGAGGCCGGGCATCTGCTGGGCGTGGAGATCGGGCCGCACCGGGTGGCGGCGCTGCTGTCCGGGCTCGACGGTCGCGTCACGGGCGCCGGGTCGCGGGAGGTGGCGGAGGCAGCCTCCGTCGAGGAGCGGCTGGAGCGGGTCCGTGCCGTCGTGGCCGATGTGCTGCGCAGGTCTGGGGTGCCCCGCAGCTCGCTGCGGGCCGTCGGGGTCGGTACGCCCGGGATCGTGGAGGCGGACGGGACCGTACGGCTCTGCACGGCGCTGCCCGGCTGGACGGGGCTCGCGCTCGGCGAGCGGCTTCGGCGTTCGTTCCGCTGTCCGGTGCTCGTCGAGAACGACGCCAACGCGGCCGCGGTCGCGGAGCACTGGAAGGGTGCCGCGACGGACTCGGACGACATCGTCTTCGTCCTCGCGGGGCTGAGCCCCGGTGCGGGCTCGCTGATCGGCGGCCGGCTGCACCGGGGGTACGGGGGCGCGGCCGGGGAGATCGGCGCGCTGCACCTGCTGGGCCGTGAGGTGACGCCGGAGACGCTGCTGTCGACGACCGGTGAGCCGCTGCACCCTCTGGACGAGCAGGCGGTGGCTGAGGTGTTCACGCACGCCCGGCAGGGCGACGAGGGGGCGCGGGCGGCGGTCGACCGGTTCATCCAGCGGCTCGTGCACGACGTGGCGGCGCTGGTGCTGGCGCTCGATCCCGAGCTGGTGGTCATCGGCGGTTGGGCGGCCGGCCTGGACGGCGTGCTCGACCCCCTGCGCGGCGAGCTGTCCCGCTACTGCCTGCGCCCGCCCCGGGTGACGCTGTCCCTGCTCGGCGAGGCGGCGGTGGCGACGGGCGCGCTGCGGCTGGCTCTGGACCACGTGGAGGAGCAGCTCTTCGCCGTCGAAGGATCGGTGACGGCCCGCCGCTGA
- a CDS encoding SGNH/GDSL hydrolase family protein has protein sequence MEMNATYTSFVAVGDSFTEGMSDLRPDGSYRGWADLVAGRLAARTPGFRYANLAVRGKLIGQIVEEQVDRAAAMGADVVTLVGGLNDTLRPKCDMGRVRGLLEEAVERLAPSCGQLVLMRSPGRNGPVMERFRPRMEELFAHIDALAARHGALVVDLYGAEVLGDQRLWDVDRLHLTAEGHRRVAEAVWQTLGLAAEEDWRTPLPPAIRLGWAARRSADARFAREHLVPWIGRRLTGRSSGDGRPAKRPELLPYESPEPALPDGDSMVS, from the coding sequence ATGGAGATGAATGCCACTTACACCAGTTTTGTCGCGGTCGGCGACTCCTTCACCGAGGGCATGTCCGACCTGCGCCCGGACGGCTCGTACCGGGGCTGGGCCGATCTGGTCGCGGGCCGGCTCGCGGCCCGTACGCCCGGGTTCCGGTACGCGAACCTCGCCGTGCGCGGCAAGCTCATCGGGCAGATCGTCGAGGAGCAGGTGGACCGCGCGGCCGCGATGGGGGCCGATGTGGTGACGCTGGTGGGCGGCCTCAACGACACGCTGCGCCCCAAGTGCGACATGGGCCGGGTGCGCGGGCTGCTGGAAGAGGCCGTGGAGCGGCTCGCGCCGTCCTGCGGGCAGCTGGTGCTGATGCGCAGCCCGGGGCGCAACGGCCCCGTGATGGAGCGGTTCCGCCCGCGCATGGAGGAGCTCTTCGCGCACATCGACGCGCTCGCGGCGCGGCACGGCGCCCTCGTCGTGGACCTGTACGGCGCCGAGGTGCTCGGCGACCAGAGGCTGTGGGACGTCGACCGGCTGCACCTCACCGCCGAGGGACACCGCAGGGTCGCCGAGGCGGTGTGGCAGACGCTGGGGCTGGCGGCCGAGGAGGACTGGCGGACACCGCTGCCGCCCGCGATACGCCTCGGCTGGGCGGCGCGGCGGAGTGCGGACGCACGGTTCGCCCGGGAGCACCTGGTCCCCTGGATCGGGCGTCGGCTCACCGGCCGCTCGTCGGGCGACGGCAGGCCCGCCAAGCGGCCCGAGTTGCTGCCGTACGAGTCCCCGGAGCCGGCGCTGCCGGACGGCGACAGCATGGTCTCGTAG